CGACCTCCGAGATGCGGTACTCCTCGCCGAAGTCGGCCCCGTCGGGCACGCAGAACTCGTGGCTGGGGCAGTTCGTGTGCGGGCAGGGGCCCTCGAGGGCGGCGTTGCTGCCGGCGAAGGCGGACTTGCCGGCCACGTTGGCTCGAATCGGAGCGGGCTCGACCTCGACCGCGCGGACGCCGCCGTCGTGGACGGCGCAGTCCAGCGTCTGGCCCCCTTCGCGGACGTCGACGACGCGGTACTTCCGGTCCTCGGTGAGGTTCAGGCACTGGTCGCGATAGGGGCACCCCTCGCAGCCGCTGGCCTCGCCGTGGAACACGAACTCCGTCCCGGGCTCGGCGAGGCGGGTCCCGACGAGCGTGACGGTGGTCATGGCCCCGTCTAGGCGTCCTGCGTGATTAAGCGTTGGCTCCCGGGGTCGACCGGTTCCGGCCGTCGGGACGGCTCAGTTATCGCCGTCGCGGTCGGTCAGTTCGTCCAGGCGGTCGAGGTAGTCCTCCCGGGGGACCTGGTAGTAATCGCGGTAGTCGACGCCGCCGGCGTCGAACTCGGCGGCCGCGTCGGTCGCGGCGTCGAGGGCCTCGGCGCGGGTGCGGTAGGAGCCGACCTCCCGGTCGATCTCGGGCTCCAGGTAGAGAGTGACGTACCACGACGAACCGGCTCGCTGTCCGCCGGGGCGTCGGTCCCGCCGCCCGCGGGTGAGGTAGATGGTCGGCATGCACTGCGGCGGGAGGTCGCCGCCGTCGAAGACGTCGGGCCGGTACGCGAGGACGACCTTGTCGGGCTCGTTGCTCCAGACCTGCCACCCCCGGGGCGCGTCGTCGAGGCTCATACGGACCCTGCGTGTGCAGGCGAAAAGAGTCCGACGGTCGGACTCGATAGCTGGCATATAAACGGCGTCGCCAGCGCCGGCGCCGTGGGCCCGCCACATCGCGGGCTGTGCGGGGGTTCTCCCGGACCACGCATGCGGAGATATCCGCCGCTACCTCCGGGTCGGAGAAAGGGTTATACGTTCACAGGCCCCACACAATAAATACTATCGGAAGCAGTTCCGATCCCTGGTATCACCCGCCGGGAGGGGTGTCCCCGCGACCGAGGGTGGTACGTGGAAACACATGGCAACCACCGAGCAACCTGCGCCCGGTCGCCCGGGCGACGCGCCCGCTGGCGCCCGTGCGCGGAGCGTCCGGTGTAGCGGAACTGCACCCGTGGTGTGCGGCGCGACCGCGACTGGCACCGACGCCAGGTCACGACT
This genomic interval from Halomicrobium urmianum contains the following:
- a CDS encoding UPF0179 family protein, translated to MTTVTLVGTRLAEPGTEFVFHGEASGCEGCPYRDQCLNLTEDRKYRVVDVREGGQTLDCAVHDGGVRAVEVEPAPIRANVAGKSAFAGSNAALEGPCPHTNCPSHEFCVPDGADFGEEYRISEVVGDPPHDHCALGRDLTLVEFEPPEEE
- a CDS encoding DUF5820 family protein — translated: MSLDDAPRGWQVWSNEPDKVVLAYRPDVFDGGDLPPQCMPTIYLTRGRRDRRPGGQRAGSSWYVTLYLEPEIDREVGSYRTRAEALDAATDAAAEFDAGGVDYRDYYQVPREDYLDRLDELTDRDGDN